The nucleotide sequence ATATCGTGTGAATCAATAGCTTGTACGTAGCTTTTTGCTGCTTTGTTATTCAAAGATACAAGTTTGGTTCTCATCCAATTTAACATTCACGTATACAATATTTATCTGGATAGTGTATAATAAGTGCATGGTAAAACTGTGTatctaaaaaaaaaatcaaaatgtcaTATCATTTGGACTGAGGGAGTATGACATTAGTATCCGATGATTTCAGGTCGTTTTAACTCTGGCCGATGTGGGATGCAACGATATATCTGGCCAGTGAATTAGGACATGTTTAGACACACATGGCTAGCTAGAAAATTAGCCTAAATTGATTAAttagttggctaacaactagttaaaATTTTGGCTAAAAATTAGTCCATCTAATCCTTTCCTTCGCTACTCTGCTTTCCCCAAATCTCACAATCGAAATCATGCAATCTGAGCGTCAGCATGAAAAAAAGCGTCGACATGTACAGGCCTAGCCTGTCGATCCACAGGAAGTTATGAACCCACTCGGTTTCGGTTTCGAATTCGGAGGGAGAGATGTATAAAAGGAAACCCACCGCGGCGGCACTGTGTGGCACCGAACCGACCGCATCCACTCCCGCAAGGCACGTGAAGAAACGACACGGTCGCAGCCTCCGCCGCAAGAAACGAGGCGCGCGGAAGAGGGCGATCGACAGCCGATGGCGGTGCCGGACGAGGTGGCGGTCGGCGACGGCCGGGCGGTGGCGATGAAGAAGTCGGCGTGGACCAAGGAGGAGGACACGGTGCTCCGGGAGCAGGTCCGGCTGCACGGCCCGCAGAACTGGGCGGCCATCAGCGAGGCGCTGGCCGGGCGCAACCCCAAGTCGTGCCGCCTCCGGTGGTGCCAGCACCTGAGCCCCACCGTCGACACCGCCAGGCCCTTCGCGCCCCAGGAGGACGAGAGGATCATCGCGCTCTACCGCCTGTACCCCAACAAGTGGGCCACCATCGCGGGCTTCCTCCCGGGCCGCACCGACAACGCCGTCAAGAACCGCTGGCACTCCGTCCTCAGCAAGGTGTACCACcaccagcagcggcggcggcgctagcTCTGTTTCCTTTGGCGCCGGGGGATGTTGTCGGCAGAGTCATCACCATCCCAGTGCTCCGCCACCCGCCGACCGGGGTTGATCTGAGCGGCGAGTGCCTGAAGCTGTTTCCGCTGGTGCCAGGGGATCTCGTCAGGGGCAACAATGCCGGCGAGGCGGTGGCGGTCgccgatttttttatttttagtccttttaaaaaaaatcataaatatgCCTATATGATTTTAAAATCTATACCCTTAGCGTTATCGTTGGTGACGTCAAGCTTACACGTCTCGACGTCATAAATTATGACGCTTAGGTCGGGGCCACAGCGGCGGTGTGGACATTGACATGGCAGCCAGCTCGGCGCGGgtgccgagcttggcgccgtcaTTATTGGCGTCAAGCCATGTCTTACGTATGGGACCTCCCTTTCTttttctcttcctctctctctaccgCTCCCGAGCCACCGCCGCCGTACCGCCACGCTCGCCGCCGCGCGTTGCCCCGGTCGTCCCCGCCCACGCCCGCACCCACACCGGACACCGGGCCCGCCCCCGTGCCCGCCCGTTCACGCCGCCTCTCCACGCGGAGCGCCTTCCGTCCCGCACCCGCCACGCCCCACCGCCGGCCCCGGCCCTTGCAACGCTCGGCCGCGCCACCGCTGGTTCGGCTCGTCGCCCTCACCCACGCCCGACGTCCGCTGTGACTCCGTCCTAGGGCCATCGATCAAGGCGTCCGCTGTGACTCCGTCGACGCCCGCAACCCCGTCCACATTCCCGCCGCCAACCGTCCTAGGGCTAAGGGCGGTGGCCTTTGGCAAGAGTCAAGGGGAGGGGGTGCTGTCCGCCAAGAAGGCCACAGCAGCCGCCATGCCCGAACTCGTCGGAcaggtaaaaattgtgaatatgcAATATAGGTACTTAGTTCGCTTTGATTGTAGTATATTAGTTCGtttatttgttatttactagttaatgtgatgactcgggtagttgatttagttagtgatctagtgagatagatatgtagatagatagaaatatAGATACATAGGTATATAGATATAGTTAGAAGCTATTTAGAtaggtagttatatatttagttaactaaataggatctagctatttagtgagtacactgtatatatacataaagttattatcttatttacttagtttgtagtgggaaagtacttgttaggtactatctattgtCTAATTTAGACTAAagaacatgtgtttcgttacgtgtttgaactagatgaacaacctagtgaccatatatcatggaggcaccgttgaaagcgatcactttggatatgttgagtttgttgatatGCAAAGTGTGCCTGTGTTATTTAATaaataggccttcatttagtgagatggttgcaagagctcaggaggagctgcattgccttggagatgatgatgatggcattgcagttgagggtgtactgcatctaggttctcctcccaatatcctcaggcgaatgatcccaattggatgtgcggatcagtggaagaactatgtgagatcggctatgaagagctagctgcaatgtttggacgtggttgtgcgtcgggtgttagttgatcccatccctcataggTTTTctccaccaatgggtcagcaagCCCACTTCGATCCTTCCGTCCtaaaacctgatatggatgtgaaggttgcacctacggttcccgatgctcaatctgcccccaatgagctagttagagatgcttgtcagactcatgatgttgtggcagatcctcctcatgagatccctttgatacagaatcatccgagtaagtgttttatccgcatggttattgggagcttacccccttccttacatctattttttTATTCTTTCACCATTTCTCTACTTatattgcaggagacattcctgacaatgtggatatgccccctgttgctgcgcaagtgtaTTGTGGAGATGAATtacgtggctccaatagtgttgaaattatgaatgattcggaggcATATGAGATGgaaagggctcttgattctgatgatgatcaccCTGTGGGAGAGCTGAcaaagagtgatgttgagatgctgaggcgtatctttcccagctactgtgatccaagagttcacgagttcagcaaACTTGTTCATTCCAATCAGAcatgtgcagaaggacatgatgatgagctcctaagGCCAGGCCTAACATGATAATTGAGAAAGGTAGGGTATTCAAGGACAAGGGGCCTTCGCCGTCAccctcgccaccaccaccaataacaacgggaggctactatgtaGAAGGTACAACATGATTTGTTATGTGGTCATATAactaggacgaccctatcttatttacatggcacatccatgtgtttcttgtgcttgttgttcgcttgAATTACTTAAGGATGTTAGGTTTAGTTCatgacctctgtaccctagttcggtatatgttctcacatgccatttcatgtgttgtgtgtattgaattatataatgccctacttcgttatGTTTTGTTTGCAGCACATGATCACATTTCACTATGTCCataatattaaactgaatattatgaccacaaataatgaaaacaactacataatgaaaagtccaatattatgacacattaaacaacacaataatactagaagtatgtgccaacaaactaaataacgcagtacatgacctaagcatgcccatacttaaagtgcattacatgacaacacaatgaaaagttcAATAGTAGACAACATTGTTTATGAATAAActatagaactagcaagtaatggatactactgagtgcaacgaggccacttttccTTTCTCAGGGCATCGAGATTATCCcccatcgctgctttcgctcggcgtgcacgctcaaacttcttctccctctcctccctgcacgcagcaacacgcctcctttcctcctcttccttgtgctccttttttacagcctcctctccgcgtctcttctccatcatctccttgtcctctgcctcccaccgcaatagttctgcatccattccttgtcttcaggcttgatctcagtgtcgacccactgctcaaaatcacagagcggtggaggagtctgcaacaaatgcaattgttacaaaacaaaaaaatcatgcaagatgtcatatgacacaaaataattattacacaacatcaatttttcactatcttgttaatgcggcgctgacgaagtgtaggctcaaacgcaaaattggaacacatccaatacatttgcctatacgtgtcctcttcatcggatttggctaccttgcaaggatcgccgcaaaaaCACATAGGCACTGGAACATCACTAggtagaggcaatgggtcgaaggtatttccggtcatccggccataactataaTTTAGCCTTTttggttctaagaaccaaaaataattaacattaaaccctacacctagggttatccatttgatccacaacaatgaacccataacataacaacgtATGCTGAGGTTACCTTAGTTTGGTAACTTTTTCACGCCTTGTCatcctatggttgtataatataaatattaaa is from Miscanthus floridulus cultivar M001 chromosome 7, ASM1932011v1, whole genome shotgun sequence and encodes:
- the LOC136465300 gene encoding transcription factor MYB77-like — protein: MAVPDEVAVGDGRAVAMKKSAWTKEEDTVLREQVRLHGPQNWAAISEALAGRNPKSCRLRWCQHLSPTVDTARPFAPQEDERIIALYRLYPNKWATIAGFLPGRTDNAVKNRWHSVLSKVYHHQQRRRR